The Nitrospirales bacterium genome includes a window with the following:
- a CDS encoding ABC transporter permease, protein MSSKDLFSFACAALKGHPIRVGLCVTGIGIGIMAIVVLTALGEGARRYVVNQFMSIGNNLLIIIPGKTETTGAFPGFVGAPHDLTIADSQIIRRNVRAIQYLAPISMGTETVHYGERRRQVPIVGTTSDFLDVRNLEIALGHFLPAGDPQRGSPVVVLGHRVAQELFPSVSPLGQLIRVADWRMRVIGVLAPRGTQLGMDMDDLVIVPVATGMQLLNRHSLFRILLRVRSLSDMKTTCDRIRTLMTQRHGEDDITCITQDAVVSTFSSILNALTLALAAIGIISLTVAGIGVMNVMLVAVSDRTEEIGLLKALGARNGQILLVFLTEAVVLSLAGGIIGLAVGWSLVQGLVTLYPAIPASTPAWASISAVAMSIFVGIVFGLIPARRAGQLDPIQALEHRVT, encoded by the coding sequence ATGTCTTCTAAAGACTTATTCAGCTTCGCCTGTGCTGCGCTCAAAGGTCATCCCATTCGAGTCGGTTTGTGTGTAACGGGCATCGGCATAGGAATCATGGCCATCGTCGTTTTAACTGCGCTAGGAGAAGGCGCCAGACGATATGTCGTCAATCAATTCATGTCGATCGGTAACAATTTACTCATTATTATCCCTGGCAAAACGGAGACGACTGGCGCGTTTCCGGGGTTCGTCGGGGCTCCCCATGACTTAACGATCGCCGATAGTCAGATCATTCGTCGAAACGTTCGCGCCATTCAATACCTCGCACCCATTTCAATGGGAACGGAAACGGTTCATTATGGTGAAAGACGGCGACAAGTTCCCATCGTTGGGACGACGTCAGATTTTCTCGATGTTCGCAACCTTGAAATCGCCCTTGGACACTTTCTTCCAGCCGGAGATCCTCAACGAGGATCTCCGGTCGTCGTGTTAGGCCATCGTGTAGCGCAGGAACTGTTTCCCAGCGTTTCCCCCTTAGGACAATTAATCCGTGTCGCCGACTGGCGCATGCGAGTCATCGGGGTACTGGCGCCACGCGGCACTCAACTGGGCATGGACATGGACGATCTCGTCATCGTCCCGGTAGCGACAGGCATGCAGCTTCTGAACCGTCATTCCTTATTTCGCATTCTGCTTCGAGTCCGTTCGCTATCCGACATGAAAACCACCTGCGATCGCATCCGCACGCTCATGACTCAACGGCATGGCGAAGACGACATCACCTGCATCACGCAAGATGCCGTCGTCAGCACCTTTTCTTCTATTTTGAATGCCTTGACTCTTGCCTTAGCGGCGATCGGCATCATTTCCTTAACTGTGGCGGGGATTGGCGTCATGAATGTCATGCTGGTCGCCGTGTCGGACCGAACGGAAGAGATCGGTCTCCTGAAGGCTCTGGGCGCCAGAAACGGTCAGATCCTACTGGTTTTCCTGACAGAAGCCGTAGTCTTGTCATTGGCAGGAGGCATAATCGGGCTCGCTGTCGGTTGGAGCCTCGTACAAGGACTGGTCACGCTATACCCTGCGATTCCGGCTTCGACTCCCGCCTGGGCCTCCATCTCGGCCGTGGCGATGTCCATCTTCGTAGGGATCGTCTTTGGACTGATTCCCGCGCGTCGTGCGGGACAGCTCGATCCCATTCAAGCATTGGAGCATCGCGTCACATGA
- the pyrF gene encoding orotidine-5'-phosphate decarboxylase, which produces MNHSPSERLIVALDFSDVDEARKCVDELDGIVNFYKIGLELFTAPSRDFLNELRERQCRIFLDLKMHDVDETIRRAVANVASLEVDFLTIHGNSATLQAACSGKTNHRLRLLAVPLLSSWNEKDLQELFLVGPAEGFIPRFDTLDEYVFWRADQAIAQGCDGLIASGAYVGRLRERFGKNVLLVSPGIRPSGLSTDEHKRSLTPRKAIQDGADYIVVGRPIRDAMDRKAMAQRIIEEIDSAI; this is translated from the coding sequence ATGAATCACTCTCCATCTGAACGGTTGATCGTCGCTCTGGATTTTTCCGATGTTGATGAGGCCAGGAAGTGCGTCGACGAGCTCGATGGAATCGTCAATTTTTACAAAATCGGGCTTGAATTATTCACGGCACCGTCACGCGACTTTCTGAACGAGTTGCGTGAACGACAATGCCGGATTTTCCTCGATCTCAAAATGCATGATGTCGACGAAACCATTCGTCGAGCCGTGGCCAACGTGGCGTCTTTGGAGGTCGATTTTTTGACTATTCACGGAAACAGCGCCACCCTCCAAGCCGCTTGCTCTGGAAAAACAAATCACCGATTACGACTCTTGGCCGTCCCGCTTTTATCAAGCTGGAATGAAAAAGATTTACAAGAATTATTCCTGGTTGGGCCGGCCGAGGGATTCATCCCAAGATTTGACACGCTTGACGAGTATGTCTTCTGGCGAGCCGATCAGGCCATCGCTCAAGGCTGTGACGGATTGATCGCCTCCGGAGCCTACGTCGGAAGGCTTCGAGAACGCTTCGGGAAGAACGTGCTGCTCGTTTCCCCTGGCATCCGTCCTTCTGGCTTGTCAACCGATGAACATAAACGTTCCCTCACACCCCGGAAAGCCATTCAGGACGGAGCCGATTACATCGTGGTGGGTCGCCCCATCCGCGACGCCATGGACAGGAAAGCGATGGCCCAGCGAATTATCGAAGAAATAGACTCCGCTATTTAA
- a CDS encoding TonB-dependent receptor, with translation MNVEVTTVSKKPQQLSQAQAAIYVLSGEELRRMGITNIPDALRLVPGIQVASIDSNKWAVTVRGFNDRFANKLLVLIDGRSVYTPLFAGVYWEAQMVPLADIDRIEIIRGPGGTLWGANAVNGVINIMTKRSDETQGALASVVIGNEERGFGTLRYGGKIGDDFSYRVYGQFRSRDTGFQQMGAHDDWQLGQGGIRTDWDLNSKDSLTIQGDYYRGDAGQQITTPVSPDAGPMAPAAVTTFDEDVKLRGGNALVRWRRTISNNEVFMVQSYYDHVFREEASLYEDRHIVDLEVQHQFPLLAHHDTVWGLGYRLTYDNTRSNELFRLSPSNRTVNLFSGFLQDEMKFFDDALTVTVGSKFEHNAFSGFEYQPNIRISWMPEPNHTLWAAVSRAVRTPARGEHDVRLRVVPTPATAPVTVAISGNDQMQAENLLAFELGYRTHPHSTLNVDIAGFVNHYDDLRTFDAISPPPTITIPFSNRMHGNTYGVEVLAQWQALDAWRLQATYTFLAMDLELEHGSVSSEKLREDASPHHQATLWSRMNLPWNLELDGDIRYVGDISVTGAPVSHYFSADVRLGWRPTPDWEFSIVGRDLLDNRHAEFLPTFLATQATEVQRSVFFRATWRLNL, from the coding sequence ATGAATGTAGAAGTCACGACGGTATCCAAGAAACCTCAACAGCTTTCACAAGCACAAGCCGCGATTTATGTATTATCGGGCGAAGAGCTTCGTCGTATGGGAATCACGAACATTCCAGATGCTCTTCGTTTGGTTCCCGGGATTCAAGTGGCAAGCATCGATTCTAATAAATGGGCGGTAACCGTCAGGGGATTTAATGATCGTTTTGCGAATAAATTATTGGTGCTGATCGATGGACGGAGCGTGTATACACCCTTGTTTGCCGGGGTCTATTGGGAGGCGCAAATGGTTCCGTTGGCGGATATCGATCGCATTGAGATCATTCGAGGTCCTGGAGGGACGCTCTGGGGAGCTAATGCTGTGAATGGTGTCATAAATATCATGACGAAGCGTTCAGATGAGACGCAAGGAGCGCTGGCCTCCGTCGTGATCGGTAATGAGGAGCGAGGCTTTGGAACGCTTCGTTACGGTGGGAAAATCGGAGATGATTTCTCATACCGGGTGTACGGGCAATTTCGGAGTCGTGACACCGGGTTTCAGCAGATGGGGGCACATGATGATTGGCAATTAGGCCAAGGTGGAATCCGAACAGATTGGGACCTCAATTCCAAGGACTCCCTGACCATACAAGGGGATTATTACCGAGGAGATGCTGGCCAGCAGATCACGACTCCTGTGTCGCCCGATGCCGGACCCATGGCTCCAGCGGCGGTGACGACATTCGATGAAGACGTGAAGCTTCGAGGTGGTAATGCTCTTGTACGCTGGCGACGAACGATTTCGAATAATGAAGTGTTCATGGTTCAATCCTACTACGACCATGTGTTTCGCGAAGAGGCCTCACTGTATGAAGACCGCCACATCGTCGATCTGGAAGTGCAGCATCAATTTCCGTTGTTGGCCCACCATGATACCGTGTGGGGGTTGGGTTATCGGTTAACCTATGACAATACTCGCTCCAATGAACTGTTTCGGCTTTCGCCGTCGAACCGTACGGTCAACCTGTTTAGTGGATTTCTTCAAGACGAGATGAAATTTTTCGATGACGCGCTGACAGTGACTGTCGGTTCGAAATTTGAACATAACGCGTTTTCAGGGTTTGAATACCAGCCAAATATCCGGATTTCTTGGATGCCCGAACCGAACCATACCTTGTGGGCGGCGGTCTCGCGGGCTGTCCGGACACCGGCGCGCGGAGAACATGATGTCCGGCTGCGGGTTGTGCCCACGCCAGCCACGGCTCCCGTGACTGTGGCGATTTCCGGCAATGACCAGATGCAAGCCGAAAATCTCCTCGCCTTTGAACTCGGCTATCGTACCCATCCCCATTCGACATTGAACGTGGATATCGCAGGATTTGTGAATCACTACGACGATCTTCGGACGTTTGACGCCATTTCTCCTCCGCCAACCATCACCATTCCGTTTTCCAATAGAATGCATGGAAATACCTATGGGGTCGAGGTTCTGGCGCAATGGCAGGCGCTTGATGCCTGGCGACTGCAAGCGACCTATACGTTCCTCGCGATGGACTTGGAATTGGAACATGGAAGTGTCAGTAGTGAAAAGTTACGTGAAGATGCCAGCCCTCATCATCAAGCGACCCTGTGGTCTCGCATGAACTTGCCTTGGAATTTAGAGTTGGATGGGGATATTCGATATGTCGGAGATATCAGTGTGACAGGCGCTCCCGTCAGTCATTATTTTTCTGCGGATGTCCGGTTGGGATGGCGCCCGACGCCAGATTGGGAGTTTTCAATCGTGGGACGGGACTTGCTGGATAATCGTCATGCTGAATTTTTGCCGACGTTTTTGGCCACCCAAGCCACCGAAGTGCAACGGAGTGTTTTCTTCAGAGCCACCTGGCGGTTGAATCTCTAG
- a CDS encoding response regulator — translation MTKPTRLSRILIVEPDFGQQDKLMNELRNEGYEVMGVGTAREALDYVKRESFGLAIIELRLPDMNGIQLLEDLQNATRDIRVIIHTAYSSLDSAKDAVNLGAFAYIEKEQRQGELVRQVDRAMRSQLSQYARELEEAVAERTAILQEREERFRQLAEHIHEVFWLSSADKTQMYYVSPAYESIWGRSCASLCEDPASFLQAVHPDDQECLQLAIPKQIEGSYHETYRIIRPDGSVRWIESRAFPIKNEKGEVYRIAGIEEDITNRKRAEEALQKTEPTFRQSSKMEAIGTLAGGIAHDFNNILTAILGYTELALATVPKESRTNRNLQEVLTAGHRAKHLVQQILTFSRQSGQEQKSIDIHLVALEALKLLRATIPSTIEIRQNIFSQATIMADSTQIHQVIVNLCTNAEYAMRESGGLLDLTLEDMEVKEPMAERFDIKPGPYVRLTVKDSGPGMPPDVVERMFDPFFTTKPTGEGSGMGLAVVHGIVTTHGGTIQVESAPGIGTKIDIYLPTIHTAIWDVFSTKASIPNGKESILFVDDEETIVRLGQELLTHLGYTVTVRTNSVDALDLFRSDPQQFDLVITDQTMPTMPGDALARELLRIRPELPIILCTGFSHIVSAEKAKAIGIRGYLMKPLAIRDLAPIVRHVLDEQPFYTQQAEKVPTV, via the coding sequence ATGACGAAACCCACACGATTGTCTCGTATCCTTATCGTCGAGCCAGATTTCGGACAACAGGATAAACTCATGAACGAATTGAGGAATGAGGGGTATGAAGTGATGGGTGTGGGAACTGCACGGGAAGCGTTAGATTACGTAAAACGCGAAAGCTTTGGACTTGCCATCATTGAGTTACGGCTTCCAGACATGAACGGCATCCAACTTTTGGAAGATTTACAGAACGCGACAAGAGACATTCGAGTCATTATCCATACCGCCTACAGCTCCTTGGATTCAGCCAAGGATGCAGTCAATCTCGGGGCCTTTGCCTACATTGAGAAAGAGCAACGCCAGGGAGAACTTGTTCGTCAAGTTGACCGTGCGATGCGAAGCCAGTTAAGCCAATACGCCCGCGAGCTCGAAGAAGCGGTAGCCGAACGCACAGCCATACTTCAAGAACGGGAAGAGCGATTCCGGCAGTTAGCCGAGCATATTCATGAGGTGTTCTGGCTATCTTCCGCTGACAAGACTCAAATGTATTATGTGAGTCCTGCCTATGAATCCATATGGGGAAGAAGCTGCGCCAGTCTTTGCGAAGACCCTGCAAGTTTCCTCCAGGCCGTTCACCCAGATGATCAAGAATGTCTCCAATTGGCCATCCCCAAGCAAATCGAGGGATCGTACCACGAAACCTACCGGATTATTCGGCCAGACGGCTCAGTACGATGGATCGAATCTCGGGCATTTCCTATCAAGAATGAAAAGGGAGAAGTCTATCGTATCGCGGGCATCGAAGAAGACATCACAAACCGGAAACGAGCCGAAGAAGCCCTGCAAAAGACAGAGCCAACATTTCGCCAGTCCAGTAAAATGGAAGCCATTGGGACCCTGGCCGGAGGAATTGCCCATGACTTCAATAATATTTTGACGGCCATCCTTGGGTACACCGAATTAGCATTAGCCACGGTCCCGAAAGAAAGTCGGACCAATCGCAATCTTCAGGAAGTCCTGACGGCAGGACATCGTGCCAAGCATCTTGTGCAACAAATTTTAACGTTCAGTCGACAATCCGGCCAGGAACAAAAATCCATCGACATTCACCTGGTCGCTCTCGAAGCCCTCAAACTGCTTCGAGCCACCATTCCTTCTACCATTGAGATTCGTCAGAACATCTTCTCACAAGCCACAATTATGGCCGACTCCACCCAAATTCACCAAGTGATCGTCAATCTCTGCACGAACGCTGAGTATGCAATGCGGGAATCCGGTGGGCTTTTAGACCTGACGCTAGAAGATATGGAAGTGAAAGAGCCAATGGCTGAACGGTTTGATATCAAGCCTGGTCCTTACGTACGGCTCACGGTAAAAGACAGCGGGCCCGGTATGCCTCCGGATGTCGTGGAACGGATGTTTGATCCATTCTTCACGACCAAGCCCACAGGAGAAGGATCCGGAATGGGGCTAGCTGTCGTGCATGGTATAGTCACGACACATGGTGGCACGATTCAGGTGGAAAGCGCTCCGGGGATCGGTACCAAAATCGACATTTATCTTCCGACCATTCACACCGCCATCTGGGATGTGTTCTCAACGAAAGCGTCTATCCCAAATGGCAAGGAGAGCATCCTCTTCGTTGACGATGAAGAAACCATCGTTCGCCTAGGGCAAGAGCTTCTCACGCACCTGGGATATACCGTGACCGTTCGAACGAATAGCGTTGACGCGTTAGATTTATTTCGAAGCGATCCGCAGCAGTTTGATTTGGTCATTACAGACCAAACAATGCCCACCATGCCTGGAGATGCCCTCGCCCGTGAATTGTTGCGGATTCGTCCAGAACTCCCGATTATCTTGTGCACCGGCTTTAGCCACATTGTCTCTGCTGAAAAGGCCAAAGCCATTGGC
- a CDS encoding ABC transporter ATP-binding protein — protein MIRLDNVSKTYQVGDQPVYALADVTEQVRAGEYVAIMGASGSGKSTLLNLLGCLLRPSEGRYQLDGQEINQLSDTELSHLRQSVIGFIFQSFHLISRLTAAGNVELPMIFAGIAPRERQQRVTTALNAVGLSSRAHHRPDQLSVGQRQRVVIARATIMNPRLILADEPTGNLDSESGKQILGLLDHLHEQGQTLIVVTHDIHVAQRAERVLVISDGRIVQRTADDDLKRSASVVPPSFY, from the coding sequence ATGATCCGGCTCGACAATGTCTCCAAGACTTACCAAGTCGGTGATCAACCGGTTTATGCACTAGCAGACGTCACAGAGCAGGTCAGGGCCGGTGAATACGTCGCTATCATGGGAGCTTCCGGGTCGGGTAAGTCAACATTGCTCAATCTGCTGGGCTGTCTTCTTCGGCCAAGTGAGGGGAGGTACCAACTCGACGGGCAAGAGATCAATCAGTTGAGCGACACGGAATTATCACATCTGCGTCAATCGGTTATTGGCTTTATTTTCCAATCGTTCCATCTGATCTCGCGCCTGACCGCTGCTGGAAATGTTGAGCTGCCGATGATCTTCGCCGGCATCGCCCCACGGGAGCGGCAGCAACGTGTCACGACCGCTCTCAATGCCGTCGGACTGTCATCTCGCGCGCATCATCGACCGGATCAACTATCCGTCGGTCAACGTCAACGGGTCGTCATCGCTAGAGCGACGATCATGAACCCCCGACTCATCCTGGCCGACGAGCCGACCGGAAACCTGGACAGTGAATCGGGGAAACAGATTCTTGGTCTTCTCGACCATCTCCATGAGCAAGGACAGACACTCATCGTGGTCACTCACGACATCCACGTCGCTCAGCGAGCTGAACGTGTGTTGGTGATCAGCGATGGACGTATCGTCCAGCGAACAGCCGACGACGATCTAAAGAGATCTGCATCCGTCGTGCCCCCATCTTTTTACTAA
- a CDS encoding efflux RND transporter periplasmic adaptor subunit, producing MKPWLSFAMTLTGTLIVIVVLKTWVWVPEPVTVKVARVQKGLVEETITNSRAGTVKARRRAHLSSEVGGRVISVPFEKGDFVRKGDLLLRLNDAAEVSNLEMAQRELVVSKANRKRSCLEASRANREYARFQDLSRKELVSTDELDKVHSTAQTSAAACQAGYASVERAKTRIKEARAQLEKMTLRAPFDGILADVKVELGEWTTPAPPGVPIPAVLDLLDPTSIFISAPMDEVDSARVHTDQTARVTMDPYPKRSFAGRVVKVSPYVEDIEEQNRTVEIEVELTDQDLATTLLPGTSADVEIILSQHEHVLRIPRTSLLEGDKVWLVDQGHIEERSIQTGLKNWDYVEVLNGLAEGEVVVTSLDQADLQPGHPVRIADEIAQ from the coding sequence ATGAAACCATGGCTTTCCTTCGCCATGACGCTGACCGGCACCCTTATCGTCATCGTAGTCCTTAAGACGTGGGTATGGGTGCCTGAACCCGTCACGGTGAAGGTCGCGCGAGTACAAAAGGGACTCGTGGAAGAAACAATCACCAATTCACGCGCCGGGACGGTCAAGGCAAGACGACGGGCTCATCTGTCCTCAGAGGTCGGCGGACGGGTGATTTCTGTGCCATTTGAGAAGGGCGATTTCGTGAGGAAAGGCGATCTGCTCTTACGACTCAATGACGCCGCCGAAGTCTCCAACCTCGAGATGGCTCAACGGGAATTGGTCGTCAGCAAAGCCAATCGTAAGCGATCATGCTTAGAGGCCAGCCGCGCGAATCGAGAGTATGCACGGTTTCAGGATCTCTCACGTAAAGAACTCGTTTCGACGGATGAACTCGACAAGGTGCACAGCACGGCGCAAACCAGCGCCGCGGCCTGTCAAGCAGGGTACGCCAGTGTTGAACGCGCCAAAACTCGCATCAAGGAAGCTCGGGCGCAGTTGGAAAAAATGACGTTGCGTGCACCGTTCGATGGGATTCTCGCCGACGTGAAAGTCGAGCTTGGCGAGTGGACCACCCCGGCTCCTCCCGGCGTCCCGATTCCTGCCGTGCTGGACCTCCTCGATCCAACCTCCATTTTTATCAGCGCCCCGATGGATGAAGTCGATTCGGCCAGGGTTCACACAGACCAAACCGCGCGAGTCACCATGGATCCGTACCCCAAGCGTTCCTTCGCTGGCCGCGTCGTGAAGGTCTCGCCTTACGTGGAAGATATTGAAGAACAAAACCGGACGGTTGAGATTGAAGTAGAACTTACGGATCAGGATCTGGCCACCACTCTTTTACCGGGGACCTCGGCGGATGTCGAAATCATTCTTTCACAACACGAGCATGTCTTGAGAATTCCCAGGACGTCGTTGCTCGAAGGCGACAAGGTTTGGCTCGTCGATCAAGGCCATATCGAAGAACGTTCCATCCAGACTGGGCTCAAAAACTGGGATTACGTTGAAGTCCTGAATGGGCTTGCAGAGGGAGAAGTCGTTGTCACCTCTTTGGATCAAGCTGACCTTCAACCCGGACATCCCGTACGGATAGCCGATGAAATAGCCCAATGA
- a CDS encoding ABC transporter permease, which yields MRSMDVLALSWGAITARPARAGLSLLGIAIGVLSVILLTSVGEGTRRYVLSQFTQFGTNLLTITRGKTKTIGIPGVLGGTTHPLTLEDAEAIRQLDGVIRVVPVSVGNARVESEGRGRSVSVFGVTAEMPEHWKFNVRSGSFLPSGDPFRRQPIAVLGPKLKTELFGDASPLGSFVRIAGHRFRVIGVMARKGTLLGFNIDDAVYVPVASAMSLFNMDELNEIQVAFGFGSRLETILRQIRDLLVERHRGEEDFTIVTQAAMLDTMDGIMKVITVAVAIIGGISLVVGAIGIMTVMWMVVRERTGEIGLLKATGATSTQIYQLFLCESVVLAMIGGASGLVCGLGIVQILTIWIPQLPVHPHPTYIVAALTVSSLAGICSGFIPARYAASIDPVIALHTQ from the coding sequence ATGAGATCGATGGACGTCTTGGCTCTTTCCTGGGGAGCTATCACGGCGCGGCCGGCGCGAGCCGGCTTATCCCTGCTGGGCATTGCAATCGGAGTGCTGTCCGTCATATTGCTGACCTCCGTCGGCGAAGGAACCCGCCGGTATGTGCTTTCTCAATTTACTCAATTCGGCACCAATCTCCTCACGATCACACGAGGGAAAACCAAAACCATCGGAATTCCAGGCGTCTTGGGCGGGACCACTCACCCGCTCACGCTAGAAGACGCCGAAGCCATTCGACAACTTGATGGCGTCATTCGGGTCGTTCCTGTGTCCGTCGGCAACGCCAGAGTCGAGTCAGAAGGACGAGGACGGAGCGTCTCAGTGTTTGGCGTCACAGCGGAGATGCCGGAACATTGGAAATTCAATGTACGATCCGGCAGTTTCCTGCCATCAGGGGATCCCTTTCGCCGACAACCCATAGCCGTCTTAGGCCCAAAGCTGAAGACCGAGTTATTTGGGGACGCCTCACCCCTGGGATCGTTTGTGCGGATCGCTGGCCATCGGTTTCGAGTCATCGGCGTCATGGCACGCAAAGGGACCCTGCTGGGCTTCAACATCGACGATGCCGTCTATGTGCCCGTGGCTTCAGCCATGTCTCTCTTCAACATGGATGAACTCAATGAAATTCAAGTCGCGTTTGGGTTTGGAAGTCGGCTCGAAACCATCCTGCGCCAGATCCGAGACTTGTTAGTCGAACGTCATCGTGGGGAAGAAGATTTCACGATTGTCACACAGGCGGCGATGCTCGATACCATGGATGGCATCATGAAGGTGATTACGGTGGCGGTAGCTATCATCGGGGGAATTTCCCTGGTCGTTGGGGCCATCGGAATCATGACCGTCATGTGGATGGTCGTACGCGAACGAACCGGTGAAATAGGGCTTTTGAAAGCTACAGGGGCCACCTCCACGCAGATTTACCAGCTTTTTCTCTGCGAATCTGTCGTGCTCGCGATGATCGGGGGTGCGAGTGGATTAGTATGCGGACTAGGCATCGTGCAGATCCTCACGATTTGGATCCCCCAACTCCCAGTTCATCCTCATCCAACCTATATTGTGGCGGCACTCACCGTGAGTAGCTTGGCCGGAATATGCTCTGGCTTCATTCCCGCCCGATATGCGGCCTCGATTGATCCAGTTATCGCTCTTCATACCCAATAG
- a CDS encoding DUF3365 domain-containing protein, whose protein sequence is MRYHALLWGIILTVLAGGSSTGYSENPSHSLAKDVVAAEQVAEFIHAILDADRTLYTTHVVQRMQENNVVKAEESWKKETALPLPAQMLTLSGLHVKGKGMGLEYRLISLWPIYEKNRPATWFERTGLEAIEGDPSKPFTGVIKKDGRRYFTAIYADTAISSSCVNCHNAHPLSPKKNYKLNDVMGGMAISFPLSGF, encoded by the coding sequence ATGAGGTATCACGCGTTACTGTGGGGAATAATCCTGACCGTGTTGGCGGGTGGAAGTTCGACAGGGTATTCGGAGAATCCATCTCACTCACTCGCAAAAGACGTCGTGGCAGCCGAACAGGTTGCAGAATTTATCCACGCCATTCTTGATGCAGATCGGACGCTTTACACGACTCATGTAGTACAACGGATGCAGGAAAACAATGTGGTCAAGGCAGAAGAATCATGGAAGAAAGAGACTGCGCTTCCGTTACCAGCACAGATGTTGACCCTTTCTGGATTGCACGTAAAGGGTAAGGGAATGGGATTGGAGTATCGGCTGATTAGTCTTTGGCCAATTTATGAAAAAAACCGGCCAGCTACCTGGTTTGAACGAACGGGACTGGAGGCGATTGAAGGAGATCCGAGCAAGCCATTTACGGGTGTCATAAAAAAAGACGGACGTCGTTACTTTACCGCGATCTATGCCGATACGGCTATTTCGTCCTCATGCGTGAATTGTCACAACGCTCATCCTCTGAGCCCAAAGAAAAATTATAAGCTCAACGATGTGATGGGTGGGATGGCCATTTCTTTTCCTTTGTCAGGTTTTTAG
- a CDS encoding SEL1-like repeat protein, with protein MYHTSTISLGRFSRLRSFFHALLWLPTAILSLHACSTLDILNIGRKEPTFSSVQEQQLYKRATELKDIEAQVQLGEMYAVGHEVSQDYERASHWYRRAADQGNSTAQLRLAELYMMGHGVSQDHAEAGRWYRLAASQGDVLAQLRLGRMYEQSNGSPANFQEASHWYHMAANQGDVQAQFRLGQMFEQGQGVPQDYQEASLWYRMAANQGDSQAQLRLGELFAEGLGVTQDYQEASRWYQMAASRREAEAQLHLGEMYEQGHGVDQDLTEASRWYRMAAEQGHAVAQLRMASLCLKGRGVPQNQAEAIRWYRLAAEQGHVIAQLQLGDIYMTGRIVGVDLTESSRWYSRAAEQNHPIAQRRMGEMYETGRGVPQDYRKAMDWYTRSANQGHAEAQFKLGNLYALQKDYVDAHMWLNLCAASGHKEGKIKLYRVASDMSYEEIEKAQELAREWMTKKNGALGPNGQKPAT; from the coding sequence ATGTATCATACATCCACGATTTCCCTTGGCAGATTTTCACGTTTGCGTTCTTTCTTCCATGCCTTATTATGGCTTCCCACCGCTATTCTTTCCCTTCATGCATGTTCAACCCTCGACATCCTCAACATCGGCCGGAAAGAGCCGACGTTTTCTTCTGTACAAGAGCAACAATTGTACAAGCGTGCGACGGAGTTGAAGGATATTGAGGCCCAAGTGCAGTTAGGAGAGATGTATGCTGTTGGCCACGAAGTTTCACAAGACTATGAACGTGCAAGCCATTGGTATCGACGTGCGGCCGATCAAGGCAATAGCACCGCACAGTTACGTTTGGCGGAGTTGTACATGATGGGGCACGGTGTTTCTCAAGACCATGCCGAGGCCGGCCGTTGGTACCGGCTCGCCGCGAGTCAAGGAGATGTGCTGGCTCAACTCCGGCTTGGACGGATGTATGAACAAAGTAACGGGAGTCCAGCAAATTTTCAGGAAGCCAGTCACTGGTATCATATGGCGGCCAATCAGGGAGATGTCCAAGCTCAATTTCGCCTTGGCCAAATGTTTGAACAGGGGCAAGGCGTGCCACAGGATTATCAGGAAGCCAGCCTTTGGTACCGAATGGCCGCAAATCAAGGAGATTCCCAAGCCCAGCTGCGCCTCGGAGAATTGTTCGCTGAAGGCCTGGGAGTCACTCAAGACTATCAAGAAGCCAGCCGCTGGTATCAAATGGCCGCCAGCCGACGCGAGGCGGAAGCCCAACTCCACCTTGGTGAGATGTACGAACAAGGACATGGTGTCGACCAAGACTTAACTGAAGCCAGCCGTTGGTATCGAATGGCAGCCGAGCAAGGTCATGCTGTCGCTCAACTGCGGATGGCTTCGCTATGCCTCAAAGGCCGGGGTGTCCCCCAAAACCAGGCCGAGGCCATTCGCTGGTACCGCCTGGCCGCTGAACAAGGCCATGTGATAGCCCAACTACAACTTGGCGACATATACATGACCGGAAGGATCGTGGGTGTTGACCTGACTGAATCCAGTCGGTGGTATAGCCGTGCAGCTGAGCAGAATCATCCTATCGCGCAACGACGCATGGGGGAAATGTACGAGACGGGTCGAGGTGTTCCCCAGGACTATCGAAAGGCGATGGATTGGTATACCCGTTCAGCGAATCAAGGACATGCGGAGGCCCAATTCAAGCTTGGAAATCTGTACGCATTACAAAAAGATTACGTGGATGCCCACATGTGGCTCAATCTTTGCGCAGCCAGTGGACATAAAGAGGGAAAAATCAAACTGTATAGAGTCGCATCGGACATGAGCTATGAAGAGATCGAGAAAGCTCAAGAATTAGCGCGCGAGTGGATGACCAAAAAGAACGGTGCGCTCGGACCCAATGGTCAGAAGCCGGCTACTTAG